The window AGCCGAAAAGGGCGCGGTCAAACGGCATCGACGTGTCCAAGAGCTGGTAGTCGATTAAATTTTTGCGGCATTCGGACAAATAATGGCGGGAAAACTCCTCCACCGCCTTTTGATACTCCCGGCGTACCTGCCAGGGGAGGGTGTTGATTTTTTCGCCGGTTTCCAAATCCTCGAAAATCGCCTCCTTGTGAAAGGCAAAAGTGCGCTCCATCGGATCCAGAATATGAAAAACGATCACCTCGTGCCCCTTGTGGCGGAAATGCTTCAAACCAAAAAGCACCTCCTCCGGATTATCCAGCAAATCGGACAACAGGATCACCAGCCCTTTCCGTTTAATCCGCTCGGCCATTTGATGCAGCGTGGGGGCCGTTTTTGTCTTGGACGAGGGTTGGGTATGCTCGAGGGTGGTCAAAAGTGGGCCCAAGTGCACCCGTTTGGAACTCGGAGGCAGGTAGCCTTTAATGGCCTGGTCGTAGGTCACCAGTCCCACGGCATCCTTTTGGCGGATTAAAAGGTAAGCCAGCGCGGCGGCCAGATAGGAGGCATATTCAAACTTCGAGATTTTTTGCGAACTGTAGCCCATTGAAGCGGAGCAGTCCAAAAGCAGATAGGCCTTTAAGTTGGTTTCCTCCTCGAATTCCTTGACGAAGTAGCGATCCCGCTTGGCAAAAATCTTCCAGTCCAGATTTTTAACCGAGTCGCCGGTCATATAGGGGCGGTGCTCGGCGAACTCCACCGAAAAGCCGTGGTAGGGGCTTTTGTGCAGGCCGGTGATGAACCCTTCCACAATCAAGCGGGCCTTGAACTCCAGCCCCTTGATTTTGGAGATCGCTTCCGGGAAAAGGAATTTTTTGGAGGTCTCCGGCATTAAAAAATGCTCACTTTGTCATGCCGAGCACAGCGAGACATCCGGGAGGAGTGGGGTGTTTCCCCACCCATCCCAGATTCCTCGCCCCGAAAGTCGGGGCTCGGAATGACAAGGGCGGCTTTTGCATTGATGTTGCGGAGGACACAAGTATTATTCCTTTACGTCCTGCAAAAGTCGGGAGATGATTTCGGTGGTGCCGACGCCGTCCGCTTCGGCATTGAAAGAGGCGACGATGCGGTGGCGCAAAACCGGGTGGGCGCAGAAGCGGACGTCTT of the Verrucomicrobiia bacterium genome contains:
- a CDS encoding DUF58 domain-containing protein translates to MPETSKKFLFPEAISKIKGLEFKARLIVEGFITGLHKSPYHGFSVEFAEHRPYMTGDSVKNLDWKIFAKRDRYFVKEFEEETNLKAYLLLDCSASMGYSSQKISKFEYASYLAAALAYLLIRQKDAVGLVTYDQAIKGYLPPSSKRVHLGPLLTTLEHTQPSSKTKTAPTLHQMAERIKRKGLVILLSDLLDNPEEVLFGLKHFRHKGHEVIVFHILDPMERTFAFHKEAIFEDLETGEKINTLPWQVRREYQKAVEEFSRHYLSECRKNLIDYQLLDTSMPFDRALFGYIAKRERLF